From Erigeron canadensis isolate Cc75 chromosome 8, C_canadensis_v1, whole genome shotgun sequence, one genomic window encodes:
- the LOC122578297 gene encoding E3 ubiquitin-protein ligase At1g63170-like, with product MGVCLLGPHCKLKSSKPLLAMERTQNIEYAGHVIDIIPDRPVNGSNLQQNENPPSTSVTDPVFQHSFSTTNATNTRNTPFVRRGNAHGTRRSPLNSGYWISIELLITVSQIIAAVVVLSLSRHEHPHAPLFTWVIGYASGCVATLPLLFWRFYFRNQASDQDESQSRQGSTPNSLSAIATSLTSSSNTRTSVADTNNTTSSTRPTMGALNARIKVLVEYFKMGLDCFFAVWFVVGNVWIFGGHSSASDAPNLYRLCLVFLTFSCIGYAMPFILCATICCCLPCIISVLGFREDLQQNRGATTESINSLPTYKFKTKKHKHGNSKENHSGASEGGVVAVGTEKERVLSGEDAVCCICLAKYANNDELKELPCTHFFHKDCVDKWLKINASCPLCKGEVGESLLSSVIE from the exons ATGGGAGTTTGTCTATTGGGACCACATTGTAAATTGAAATCAAGCAAGCCACTACTAGCAATGGAGCGAACACAAAACATTGAGTATGCTGGACACGTGATTGATATAATCCCAGATAGAccagtcaacgggtcaaattTACAACAAAATGAAAACCCCCCTTCTACTAGTGTTACTGATCCTGTTTTTCAGCATAGTTTTTCTACTACAAATGCTACAAATACAAGAAATACACCTTTTGTTAGAAGAGGAAATGCCCATGGAACACGTAGGAGTCCTTTAAATTCTGGCTATTGGATATCTATAGAATTACTTATAACCGTGAGCCAAATAATAGCAGCCGTTGTGGTTTTATCATTATCAAGGCATGAGCATCCTCACGCTCCATTATTTACATGGGTTATTGGTTATGCTTCTGGATGTGTAGCAACTCTCCCGTTGCTATTTTGGCGTTTTTATTTTAGAAACCAAGCATCAGACCAGGATGAATCTCAGTCTCGTCAGGGTTCGACTCCTAACAGCCTTTCAGCTATAGCTACCTCTTTAACTTCATCGTCAAATACAAGAACTTCGGTTGCGGACACTAATAATACCACAAGCTCAACAAGACCTACAATGGGAGCACTGAATGCAAG AATTAAAGTGCTGGTTGAGTACTTCAAGATGGGGTTGGATTGCTTTTTTGCAGTTTGGTTTGTCGTTGGGAATGTGTGGATCTTTGGCGGCCATTCTTCTGCTTCTGATGCTCCCAACTTGTATAG GTTATGTCTAGTGTTTCTTACTTTCAGCTGTATCGGGTATGCAATGCCATTCATCTTGTGCGCGACAATCTGTTGCTGCCTCCCTTGTATAATTTCAGTCTTAGGCTTCAGGGAGGATCTGCAACAAAATAGAGGAGCTACTACGGAGTCCATTAATTCTCTGCCTACCTACAAGTTTAAAACTAAGAAACATAAACATGGAAATAGTAAAGAGAACCACTCTGGTGCTAGTGAAGGTGGGGTCGTGGCTGTAGGAACAGAGAAAGAGCGTGTTCTATCCGGAGAAGATGCG gTGTGTTGCATTTGTTTGGCTAAGTATGCAAACAATGATGAACTGAAGGAGTTGCCATGTACTCACTTCTTTCACAAGGATTGCGTGGACAAGTGGTTGAAGATTAATGCTTCATGTCCACTATGTAAAGGTGAAGTTGGGGAGAGTCTCTTAAGTTCAGTAATCGAATGA
- the LOC122578857 gene encoding uncharacterized protein LOC122578857 — translation MALVKELEHLKISLDAINLATNSFGVENFIGVGGFGKVYKGEITDKKGLTQTVAIKRLDRKHGQGEHEFLTEIMMLSRYRHKNLVSLLGFCDEGEEKILVYEYEFNGSLEKYLSSNDLTWVQRLKICIGAARGLEYLHNPFGTQQRVLHRDVKSSNVLLDHFWEAKISDFGLSKIGPANQEFTFLVSTVVGTLGYCDPLYAETGILTKESDVYSFGVVLFEVLCGRLCIGNRDDDPNRLLARLAQRCYEKGTLEDIIFNGLREQMEPKSLEAFSSIAYQCLRREREERPTMADVLAELEQAFEYQENHESGKPMEYEEIIQMADSEHPLVYTNKKELKLLLSSGVLIDWGKRWFSLSKNELNCEMISASEFSFKGSESVEWVPHPKSRFLEVAKIEDSHDMNIEVDIETFFLSPGITYAAYLVFKYCNTSYFQEPEMSSQPIFVGLKYKLKEAEESSRSHLADHTNDGWMLIELCQFLTCKKVTKLEVSLYSFFGYTSVLLEGIQFLPVEQAIIDESIQVENLHTNPTNGEHKLPSDYRHIIKMAKDPVPYKITHRELYLLLSNGILINKGQAFFYLNQDGLKCCLQAASAVVKYHESLETFHWISVRESRFEKVAVCQSGYEFRINCNTNSHMLSPNTTYAIYLVYKLPKDIHGVFECPLEVKKFHRYPENETKLFLLTSPKTPVIGQGHGKNLLNRPKIDEIPQERKDGWMEAQIWSFITDAAPSSINKELEVSLCDYQEKLTGLIVEGIEIRPK, via the exons ATGGCTTTAGTGAAAGAGTTAGAGCACCTTAAAATCTCATTAGATGCCATAAATCTAGCCACCAATAGCTTCGGTGTTGAGAATTTCATTGGGGTTGGCGGGTTCGGCAAGGTATACAAAGGAGAGATAACCGACAAGAAAGGTCTAACCCAAACAGTCGCAATAAAGAGGTTAGACCGTAAACATGGACAAGGCGAACATGAGTTTCTAACAGAGATAATGATGCTCTCCCGTTATCGTCACAAGAACCTTGTCTCTCTATTAGGATTTTGTGACGAGGGAGAGGAAAAAATCCTTGTTTATGAGTACGAATTTAATGGGAGCCTCGAAAAGTATCTTAGTAGCAATGATCTTACGTGGGTTCAACGTCTCAAGATATGCATTGGGGCAGCTCGTGGACTTGAGTATCTTCACAATCCTTTTGGGACGCAACAAAGAGTATTGCACCGAGACGTGAAGAGCTCTAATGTTCTTTTGGACCACTTTTGGGAAGCTAAGATATCCGACTTTGGGTTGTCTAAAATCGGGCCGGCAAATCAAGAGTTCACGTTTCTAGTCTCTACTGTGGTTGGGACATTAGGGTATTGTGATCCACTTTACGCAGAGACGGGGATATTGACGAAGGAGTCTGATGTGTATTCATTTGGCGTTGTTTTGTTTGAAGTTCTGTGCGGTAGGTTGTGCATTGGGAATCGTGATGATGATCCCAATAGGCTATTAGCAAGACTTGCACAACGTTGCTATGAAAAAGGAACGCTGGAAGACATTATCTTTAATGGTTTACGCGAACAAATGGAACCAAAGTCTTTAGAAGCCTTTTCTTCCATTGCATATCAGTGCTTGCGAAGAGAGCGTGAAGAGCGTCCCACTATGGCTGATGTGCTTGCAGAACTTGAACAGGCATTTGAATATCAA GAAAATCATGAAAGCGGAAAACCCATGGAATATGAAGAAATAATCCAGATGGCTGATAGTGAACATCCCTTAGTATACACAAATAAAAAGGAACTCAAATTGCTACTATCTTCAGGAGTTCTTATTGATTGGGGTAAAAGG TGGTTTTCGTTGAGCAAGAACGAACTCAACTGTGAGATGATTTCTGCATCAGAGTTTTCATTCAAAGGTTCTGAAAGTGTTGAATGGGTTCCTCATCCCAAATCAAG GTTTTTAGAGGTAGCAAAGATTGAAGATTCACACGATATGAATATAGAGGTTGATATAGAAACATTTTTCTTGTCCCCTGGGATTACATATGCAGCCTACTTGGTGTTCAAGTATTGTAATACTTCATATTTTCAAGAACCAGAGATGTCAAGTCAACCAATATTTGTTGGTTTAAAGTACAAACTCAAGGAGGCAGAGGAGTCATCTAGATCTCACCTTGCAGACCATACAAATGACGGATGGATGCTAATTGAACTGTGCCAATTCTTAACTTGTAAAAAAGTCACAAAACTTGAGGTTTCGTTGTACAGTTTTTTTGGTTATACAAGTGTTCTTTTGGAAGGCATCCAGTTCTTGCCTGTTGAGCAG GCAATAATTGACGAGTCAATACAAGTCGAGAATTTACATACCAACCCGACAAATGGGGAACATAAACTACCAAGTGATTATCGGCACATAATCAAGATGGCAAAAGATCCTGTGCCATACAAGATCACTCACAGGGAACTCTACTTGCTGCTTTCCAATGGGATCCTCATAAATAAAGGCCAAGCG TTCTTTTATCTGAACCAAGATGGGTTGAAATGTTGTCTGCAAGCAGCAAGTGCAGTTGTAAAATACCATGAATCgcttgagacttttcattggaTATCTGTACGTGAATCAAG GTTTGAGAAGGTGGCAGTATGTCAATCTGGCTATGAATTTCGTATAAATTGCAATACCAACTCCCACATGCTGTCACCAAATACAACATATGCAATTTACCTTGTATACAAATTGCCAAAAGACATCCATGGGGTGTTTGAATGTCCTCTAGAAGTAAAAAAATTTCACCGCTATCCTGAAAATGAAACgaaactttttttattaactagCCCAAAAACCCCAGTAATTGGTCAGGGACATGGAAAGAACCTGTTGAATAGACCAAAGATCGACGAGATTCCGCAAGAAAGAAAAGATGGTTGGATGGAGGCTCAGATATGGTCATTTATAACAGATGCTGCTCCTAGTAGTATAAACAAAGAACTGGAGGTGAGCCTTTGTGATTATCAAGAGAAACTTACTGGGCTTATTGTGGAAGGAATTGAGATCAGACCCAAATAA
- the LOC122580280 gene encoding probable folate-biopterin transporter 6, whose amino-acid sequence MSNLETQNLIDHPATTHHHPQPSPETTLKKPPNPITSLILQPFQWIQMLSSELNPSFILGIFLIYGLSQGFSGSFFKVVTDYYWKDVQKVQPSKVQLFVGLYHIPWVMKPVWGLMTDVFPVMGYRRRPYFIIAGVVGVVAATIVAEGGARVGIATALWCLIAISAGMAMADVTIDACIARNSIELKSLAPDMQSLCGVCSSAGALTGFATSGFFIHHIGPQIALGLLAIPAASQIFLGFVIYDKKTSDDPSTKKRQAMENLGGAIKGMYETIQIPQVWKPSLYMYLSLALSFSTHEGQFYWYTDPKAGPAFSQELVGMVHAIGALASIVGVLVYHKLLKDYPFRKLLFFAQLVYGLSGFLDLMFILRWNLALGLPDYLFVVLEECVSRIVARVRWMPMVVLSTSLCPIGIEGTFFALLMSIDSLGSLSSKWGGAIVLHVFHVTRTDFTNLWLVILIRNLMRIITLGFIFLVPNTGRLDVQTPADVLQSESKATNVETNDHNLQLLPLNKREEV is encoded by the exons ATGTCCAACTTGGAGACCCAAAATCTCATTGACCATCCGGCCACCACTCACCACCATCCACAACCATCACCAGAAACCACCCTGAAAAAACCACCCAACCCAATAACATCACTCATACTCCAACCATTCCAATGGATACAAATGCTATCTTCCGAGCTCAACCCATCATTCATTCTCGGAATATTCCTTATTTACGGCCTAAGTCAAGGCTTCTCGGGCTCTTTCTTTAAAGTCGTTACAGACTATTACTGGAAAGACGTTCAAAAAGTACAACCTTCAAAGGTACAACTCTTTGTAGGGTTGTACCATATTCCTTGGGTCATGAAGCCCGTGTGGGGCCTCATGACCGACGTCTTTCCAGTAATGGGTTACAGAAGGCGACCATATTTTATCATTGCAGGGGTTGTGGGAGTGGTAGCAGCTACTATAGTGGCAGAGGGTGGTGCAAGGGTGGGAATAGCCACGGCGTTGTGGTGTTTAATAGCGATATCAGCAGGTATGGCGATGGCGGATGTGACTATCGATGCTTGCATTGCAAGAAACAGTATCGAGTTAAAATCATTGGCTCCAGACATGCAAAGTCTATGTGGAGTGTGCTCATCTGCTGGTGCACTAACTGGTTTCGCAACCAGTGGTTTCTTTATTCATCATATTGGTCCTCAG ATTGCCTTGGGACTTTTGGCAATTCCAGCAGCATCACAAATATTCTTAGGATTTGTGATATATGATAAGAAAACATCTGACGACCCGTCAACAAAGAAAAGACAG GCAATGGAGAACCTTGGAGGAGCAATAAAAGGCATGTATGAGACCATCCAAATACCTCAAGTCTGGAAGCCTTCTCTTTACATGTATCTTTCTTTGGCTCTTAGTTTTAGTACTCATGAAGGCCAGTTTTATTGGTACACTGACCCTAAAGCAGGTCCAGCATTTTCTCAg GAACTGGTTGGGATGGTACATGCAATTGGCGCGTTGGCTTCCATTGTTGGAGTTTTAGTCTACCACAAGCTCCTCAAAGACTACCCGTTTCGAAAATTACTATTTTTTGCTCAGCTCGTGTATGGCCTATCTGGGTTTCTCGACCTAATGTTCATCTTACGGTGGAATCTCGCTCTTGGGCTTCCTGACTACCTATTTGTGGTCTTGGAAGAATGTGTATCCCGGATAGTGGCTAGGGTTAGGTGGATGCCTATGGTCGTACTAAGCACAAGTTTGTGTCCAATAGGCATTGAAGGCACCTTCTTCGCACTTTTAATGAGCATTGATAGCCTCGGTTCACTTTCTTCTAAGTGGGGAGGTGCAATAGTTCTTCATGTGTTTCACGTCACAAGAACCGACTTCACAAACTTATGGCTCGTGATTCTTATTAGAAATCTCATGAGAATTATAACATtgggttttatttttcttgtccCAAATACCGGTCGCTTGGATGTACAAACTCCAGCTGATGTATTGCAATCAGAAAGCAAAGCTACAAATGTTGAAACAAACGACCACAACTTGCAACTATTGCCCTTAAACAAAAGAGAAGAGGTTTGA